The following is a genomic window from Vicinamibacterales bacterium.
GTCATCGGCTCCACCACGGCTCCGGCGTATAGCAGAACCTCCATAGTGGTGACGTCGTCGGTCAACGCCGACCAATGCAAAGCGGTCATACCATCGCCTTGGGCCGCGTTGACGTCAGCGCCTTCACGCAACAACGCGCGAACTGTATTGATGTCTTCACGCATCGCCGCGTCCGCAACCGGGGACTCAGCTGCTGAGGCAATCAATAGCGCCGGTGCCGAAAGGGCCGTCAGCATTAAGATGGCGACAACAGTGGGCGCATTCAAGTGTAGACGGTTACGCATTGCTCGCCTCCCGGGTCAGTTAAGCGTTACCAGCTTCGGTGGGGGGTGCCGACAACGAGAAAATCCCGTTGCTATCACCGAAGCTCTTCAGATCGTCCATACCGAGCCTCTGCATAAGGTCCAGCATCACGTTCGCCATCGGGGTACCGTCATCAGCGTGGAGGTGCACACCACCATCCAATGCTCCACCAGCACCCCCCAGCATGATCAGCGGGCACCTGCGGTGGTTATGCAGGTTGCTGTCAGCCATCGGCGAACCGTAGACGATCACGGTGTTGTCGAGGAGACTGGTGTCCCCTTCCATCGTGTTCTGGAGCTTTTCCGCGAGGTACGGCAACAAGGAGACGTGATATTTATTGATCTCCGCGTAGTCCCGCACTTGGCCCTCACGTCCACCATGGTGCGAGGCTCCATGGAATCCAGCATCGACGCCGCTTTCGGGATACACCCTACTTGAGCCATCGCGCCCAAACTTGAAGGAGAAGACGCGGGTAAGGTCTGCTTCGAAGGCCAACAACTGCAGGTCGAACATCAACTTGACGTGCTCATCAAACGAATCGGGCACGCCGGCAGGGGCCGAAGGCAGTTCGCGCTGCTCGCCGCTGTTGTTGCGTGCTTCGATGCGCTGGATGCGCTGTTCGATCTCCCGGATATTATTGACGTACTGGTCGAGACGTTGCTGGTCCACCGGACCTAGCTGCGTACGTAAGCCGGTCAGTTCCTCCATGACCCAATCGAGAATGCTGCTGTCGGTCTGGCGCAGTTGCGAGCGCCGTTCCGGCGTCCCGCCGGCACCGAACAGCTGCTCGAATACGGCGCGAGGGTCTCGGATCATCGGTAGCGGAGTGTCCGCTGCCGCCCAGCTGATTGTGTCGGTGTATACGCAAGCGTAACCGTAGGCACAACCACCGGCTTGATCGACCGGTTCGATAGAAAGCTGAAGCGATGGAATGGGGGTGTCGTTGCCGAAACGCTGCACGTATAACTGGTCCATCGACGGGCCTACGTATACGTCCGATCCCTGTGTCATCTTGGGGCGAGCCTGGGTCAAGAATACCGCGCTCGAACGGAAGTGGTCGCCACCGATCTGCTCGGGGATAAAAGCCTCGGCCTGCTGGCAATCGGTGTTGCTGACAATTGTGAGGTAGTCCTTGAACTTCTCAAGCGGTGCCAAACTTCCGGGTGACAGGTCGAAGTTTCGACCAATTGCCTCCGGCGCCCAGAGGAACTCGGATGCACCAAGCTCATTACAACCCGCCGCGCCGTGCACCTGCTCGATGCAAACCATCCGCGTGCGACCAGCTGCCCTTCCCGCGGCCGTGTTGGCCCAAAGCTTACGTGCCGGAACCATCGCGTCGAGCAAGGGTACGCCAAGCGTCACACCCAGGCCACGCAAAACCGTTCGACGTGAGATGTGTTTCTGCGAAATGTACATACGGCGGTTCTCCGATTTCCGTTATCTAACCATTCGTTAAAACTGCTGTCCTCCAGGACCCATTTCTTCTGTCGCTTCCGCCCTCGCCATCCGGAATGAATCGCTGTTGACGATTCCAAGGATGAACGAAGAGACCCGATAATCGTTCTTTTCTGCCTCGCCGATAATCTCGCGGACCCGCGGCATATCGTAGTACTCCACTCTGCGACCCATACCATACGACATGAGGCTCTCGGTGAAGTGCGTGATGATAACGTCGGATCGCTTCAAGAGCGCTGCAGTCAGGTCGGTGGGGCCGTTTAGTTCCGTACCATCGTACATCACGGCCTCGGTAATGATCGGGACGCCGCGGTCCTTAATACGCCACGCGCCGGTTACATCAAAATTGTCGAGCGATAAACCAAGTGGGTCCATCATGTTGTGGCACGAGCTACACGCCGGGTTAGCACGGTGCTCAGCTAACTGGTCAGCGACCGACTTAAATCGCCCATTTTCAGTTTGCCCGGTCTCCTCAAGGTCAGGGACGTTTGGCGGCGGTGGTGGCGGCGGGCTGCCAAGCAACACCTCCATCACCCATTTACCGCGCTTGACCGGTGAAGTACGGGTGGCTTCTGACGTCATCGTCAAGATGCTGCCGTGTCCTAAAACACCTCGGCGACGGTCATCAGGATAATTCACCCTGCGAAACTCCGATCCCGTGACGCCGAGAATGCCATAGTGACGCGCGAGGCGCTCGTTGGCAAACGTGTAGTCGGCAGTCAACAATTCAAGTATGTTTCGATCCTCGGCCACTAAATGGGCAAATAACAACTCGGTCTCACGATGCATCGAGTTAGCCAGGATCTTGTCGTAGTACGGGAACGACAACGCGTCCGGATCGACCAAGTCGAGGTCTTGTATCCGCAGCCACAGGCTGCCAAAGCGCGTGGCCAGAGACTCGGCGCGCGGGTCGGCAAGCATCCGGCGAGCCTGCGCTTCAATAATTTCCGGGTCCGAGAGTTGACCGCGCGCCGCCAAGTCGATCAATTCCTGATCGGGAGGTGTACTCCAAATGAAAAACGAGAGCCTCGAGGCGAAGGCAATGTCGTTGACCGAGTAGATGCTACCCGGGGCGACCCCCGCAGGGGTTTCCTCCGTGCGAAAGACGAAGTACGGGCTGGTGAGGATCGCCTGTAGCGCCGTTCCGATACCCCCCTCGAAACCACCGAAAACCGCCCCCTGATTGTAGAAGGCCGTCAGGCTGGCAATGTCGCTGTCGTCTACCGGCCGCCGGTAGGCCTGCGTGGCGAGGCGCGAAATGATGCTCTTGGCACAGGGCAGTTCCTCACCGGCCGATGTCGGGCGGCAGGTAAAAATCCGTCGTCTCGTCGGATTGTCGGAGACACCGGTGACATTGAATGGTCCGACGATGGACAAGTCACGTAGGTG
Proteins encoded in this region:
- a CDS encoding DUF1552 domain-containing protein, which codes for MYISQKHISRRTVLRGLGVTLGVPLLDAMVPARKLWANTAAGRAAGRTRMVCIEQVHGAAGCNELGASEFLWAPEAIGRNFDLSPGSLAPLEKFKDYLTIVSNTDCQQAEAFIPEQIGGDHFRSSAVFLTQARPKMTQGSDVYVGPSMDQLYVQRFGNDTPIPSLQLSIEPVDQAGGCAYGYACVYTDTISWAAADTPLPMIRDPRAVFEQLFGAGGTPERRSQLRQTDSSILDWVMEELTGLRTQLGPVDQQRLDQYVNNIREIEQRIQRIEARNNSGEQRELPSAPAGVPDSFDEHVKLMFDLQLLAFEADLTRVFSFKFGRDGSSRVYPESGVDAGFHGASHHGGREGQVRDYAEINKYHVSLLPYLAEKLQNTMEGDTSLLDNTVIVYGSPMADSNLHNHRRCPLIMLGGAGGALDGGVHLHADDGTPMANVMLDLMQRLGMDDLKSFGDSNGIFSLSAPPTEAGNA
- a CDS encoding DUF1592 domain-containing protein, which codes for MRKFALAASIASILCLAVSVDTGLAGGSQALEVSSIAFVEPVSKGSAPMSYQEQNMTIGRYCFRCHNDQLLTGGLSLESFDAEHAYENPEIAEKMIRKLRVGMMPPKEAEQPDVATKHALAAALETSIDEHAARNPNPGRRTFQRLNRAEYVMAIRDLLGIEIDPSTFLPPDTISASFDNIADVQMPSAAVMEGYLRAAGHVSRAAIGDPFAGPNSAVYPVPRTQSQKKRVDGAPFGTRGGVAVVHNFPADGKYEFRMLLHGEPTGLLFGRTLLEEQIEVSIDGEQVGVLDIDRWLSEMDPAGLTITVGPVDVRAGAHTVAAAFLAQYEGGLSIDDLVTPIDNTLADTQIGVGYGVETLTHLRDLSIVGPFNVTGVSDNPTRRRIFTCRPTSAGEELPCAKSIISRLATQAYRRPVDDSDIASLTAFYNQGAVFGGFEGGIGTALQAILTSPYFVFRTEETPAGVAPGSIYSVNDIAFASRLSFFIWSTPPDQELIDLAARGQLSDPEIIEAQARRMLADPRAESLATRFGSLWLRIQDLDLVDPDALSFPYYDKILANSMHRETELLFAHLVAEDRNILELLTADYTFANERLARHYGILGVTGSEFRRVNYPDDRRRGVLGHGSILTMTSEATRTSPVKRGKWVMEVLLGSPPPPPPPNVPDLEETGQTENGRFKSVADQLAEHRANPACSSCHNMMDPLGLSLDNFDVTGAWRIKDRGVPIITEAVMYDGTELNGPTDLTAALLKRSDVIITHFTESLMSYGMGRRVEYYDMPRVREIIGEAEKNDYRVSSFILGIVNSDSFRMARAEATEEMGPGGQQF